The Vigna angularis cultivar LongXiaoDou No.4 chromosome 9, ASM1680809v1, whole genome shotgun sequence DNA window ACGACCCTTGTTAATATTATCCAAAACCCATCCCTCTTTTCCTCCTCTTGAAGTAACATGTTCCACAGTGCTGAATATGAAACTAGATAAAAAGTTTCCTGCAGCCATTCCAAGTCCAAAAAGGCAAGATGCAATGCTTGACATAGTTCTAGGAAACTCTGTGTAATAGAACTCATTTTGGCCTATGGCATTGAATGCTTCAGCCAAGCCTGCCAAGAAAAGTTGAGGAACAAGCCACATTCCAGACATATTCAACACTGCATTCATGTCATTAACATGTCTCTCCCTGATTGCTCTACTTCTCCTTGTAGTCTCCACAATTGCTGCAGTTGCAAAGTGGAGTAAAGAGAAACCCAACCCAATTCCCATTCTTCTCTTGGCACTGATCCTAACAGGTTTTCCTACAATCTTTGATGCTAGAGGAATAATGGCACGATCATAAAGAGCCACCCAGAGAAATATTGTAATCACCAAGACTACAGAAAAAGAACCTGCTGGAACTTCAAATTTAGAAGTGATGTGCCTTTTGAGGGATTTAGCTTGCAGTATTCCAAAAGATCCTCCAATGTTAACTGACACCATGATCCCTGTAGACCACAGTGGAATCACTTTCATGATAGCTTTTAGTTCTTCCACTTGTTCTATTGTGCAGAGACTCCACGGATCCGAGGCTGATCCATCACTGGCTATATCCTTTTCAGGATCTTGAATTATGCAAGCTTTATTCAGAAACCTGGAAAATAAAGCATTGCAAGAAgttcataatttttttgataCAGTGAACAAGCACAACATAAcatgttaaaatagaataaggatagacattcatttgacacactTAACGaagataaaatgattttaaaagaatgatttttttttgtagtttttggaaaagaaaaatattctttgacacacttaaattttttatattcatttgacattatctttactcacttttttttcttcttctttcttggaaaaatacaaaattttataccATTTTATCCTTATATCCTGTGTCAAAAGTGTGTCATAGtaccatttttcttttgaaaaaaaaataaataaggaaggATAGTgtcataaaaaaagttatgtgAGTCAAAGTATCATCTTTCGATAAGGATAAGATAACGATAGTGTTATGTTATCGACCTTAGTTTTTCATCAGGAGCAAGAAGATCAGAGTCCTTCCTACGATGGTACATTTCAACTGAGTTACTTTTTGGTAAAGGAAGCTTCCGGTTCTTGTAGGCCACAACGATTACTTGTGCTAGGCCAGTGATTAAGCTGCCCTGAACTTTGTGCTTTACATAAAGTGGAGAAGCAATGAAAAAAGATAAAGTGGACATGAACATAAGTGCTGCTGGAACTCCAAAACCCAGTTTCCACCCAAAATGATCTTGGATATACACTATGACTGTAAGGGCTATTATGACAGCAAAAGCTGTAAAAGCATAATACCAGCTGAAAAATGTTTCTAAGACCCTTTGGTTTTTGGGGTTATCCTTTTTGTTGACCTGGTCTGCACCAAATGGCATGGAACATGCAAGACCACCATTTCCAAGAGACATGAGAGCAAAGGAAGAGATTAGCATTGTCATTTGCCCAGTTGTTTCTGATTTACATCTTTCAGGTTCTTGATTGCAAGGAAGAGGCCGAGCTTGTGGAACCATCGCTGTTAGCCACAACAGTGACATTCCCTGttgaaagaacaaaacaagtttTGAATAAAACCAACTTATTTTAACTGTTTTGAATGTCTTGTAATCCTCAAAGTGCGATCGAGTTTTTCACAGAATAGAAATGAATGTGCACCAGGTTTGCATTTGTTAGACTATAAGTTcattaaagatataaaatgtTGTTAATGTAGTCTTAGATTTCGTGCAGAAGGATCTGCTTATAGCTCTCTTTTACGTTGAAAAGATCATGCAGGtgtgaatttatatatttttatcataaatgaAATGGCTTCAGCCTTCACATTTCTGCTTATGCCAGTATATAATTGAAGTCTGcaaaataatcattaaattcaTCGAAGAGTAGGTACACTCAGAAGATACAATACTAATCAAAACTGAGTCTAACAAagtaaaaaattgatataattttctACTCCAAACCTTAAGTAATGAGTTAATGAATCCTCGCTACTTTctcatttatattaaatatgagaCTTGGATTTAAGCTTAGATTCTCAACATCTTATACATCCTTTGTGCACACTTTTTGTGCAtacttttttattgaaaaatgattCTTTATatgtctaaattttttatattcctTTCACATCgctcttttttactttttattctcttttttttaagaaaaaaaatacaaaaatttataattttatgaccATTTTAATCTTATATTCTGTTAAATAAACCAAAAAGTATGTTACAGTACCATTAGTCTTATTTATTACAGACATTA harbors:
- the LOC108320421 gene encoding protein NRT1/ PTR FAMILY 1.2 → MEAAMEKQVELCSREVEMASQHIQRQQKEKGGFVTMPFIMANEALARVATFGLLPNMIVYLMGSYHFHLAKATQVLLLSSATSNITPLIGAFIADSYLGRFLSVGLGSTITFLGMSLLWLTAMVPQARPLPCNQEPERCKSETTGQMTMLISSFALMSLGNGGLACSMPFGADQVNKKDNPKNQRVLETFFSWYYAFTAFAVIIALTVIVYIQDHFGWKLGFGVPAALMFMSTLSFFIASPLYVKHKVQGSLITGLAQVIVVAYKNRKLPLPKSNSVEMYHRRKDSDLLAPDEKLRFLNKACIIQDPEKDIASDGSASDPWSLCTIEQVEELKAIMKVIPLWSTGIMVSVNIGGSFGILQAKSLKRHITSKFEVPAGSFSVVLVITIFLWVALYDRAIIPLASKIVGKPVRISAKRRMGIGLGFSLLHFATAAIVETTRRSRAIRERHVNDMNAVLNMSGMWLVPQLFLAGLAEAFNAIGQNEFYYTEFPRTMSSIASCLFGLGMAAGNFLSSFIFSTVEHVTSRGGKEGWVLDNINKGRYDKYYWLLALLNAVNILYYLVCSWAYGPTIDQMRNQKNSNEKPLAQNGTVSKASHVSEEDIGLNVKRVN